In Coffea eugenioides isolate CCC68of unplaced genomic scaffold, Ceug_1.0 ScVebR1_3247;HRSCAF=4426, whole genome shotgun sequence, one DNA window encodes the following:
- the LOC113757690 gene encoding CYC02 protein-like — MASSKNLLFLIGVLFALVLLISSDATAADQKSVKTTGVHDASSGKDRCRHGCCQWYHGHCQRCCRTAEETPEATSGDEDTVTADRCRHGCCYWYHGHCQRCC, encoded by the exons ATGGCATCTTCAAAAAATTTGCTCTTTCTTATTGGTGTTCTCTTTGCACTTGTGCTCCTCATTTCCTCTGATGCAACAGCTGCAG ATCAGAAGAGCGTGAAAACCACTGGTGTCCACGATGCCAGTTCAGGCAAAGATCGTTGCAGACATGGTTGCTGCCAGTGGTACCATGGACACTGCCAAAGATGCTGTCGAACTGCCGAGGAGACCCCTGAAGCCACATCTGGAGATGAGGATACCGTAACCGCAGATCGTTGCAGACATGGTTGCTGCTACTGGTACCATGGACATTGCCAAAGATGCTGTTAA